tggcccgcaagccagagtttgacatccatactttaaagcataaccaagcatgcgtcagtatagctcttgtctcgaagaaggtgtactgtcaccacctgtcacatcacaccctgacttatttggactttttgcctgttttcctgtgtgtagtcttttacttcttagcttgcgcttctattttggtgagttttcctgttttttgggatattttcctgcagcagtttcatgtcttcctttgagcgatatttcccgcatctactttgttttagcaataaagaatatttcagttgtttttattcttctttgtggggacattgttgatcgtcatgtcatgttcggatgtactttgtctttgcttcacagtaagtctttgctgtcgtccagcattctgtttttttgtttactttgtagccggttcaCTTTTaatttggttctgcatagcctttcccgaagcttcaatgcctttttcttaggggcgctcaccttttgtttatttttggtttaaaaaggcttagtggccacatgcttggacagcaccttttagctcttatttccaaaattgtgtacactactgaattggggttttatggccacgtatgtggacacttatgtcagaagagtataacacaatggaatttggaaaataaaagtgtataaataagaattagcatgttactaaaaatgaagtacacgtttgtgtacttatggactaagtacatcatataaaaagatgatacttagttttttattctaattgaggtccaataagctcaaatattaaagagaaataaaaaaaaaacatggaaacaAACAGCTTGGCCCTTAAAAggttaagcattagatacctttttaccttcattcTGCCTGAtctatgatatttgattagtattagaaggcaaggcaactttatttatatagcatgtTTACAACAATTTTACAATtggaccaaagtgctttacaggttaaaaagcattgagaaaaaaataaaataaaattaaaaaaattattcccgCAGGCCCCACGggcgcctgctgctgttttggcACTAGAACTGTTTTTGATGGGGTCCCAGTGAAGCAAGCAAGCGAGAAAGTAGAAGACTActcgatgtaaacatagggactcaaagtaataataataataatagatttttttgtaaaaaagcactttacgttgagcaaacaacctcaaagtgccacagtgtaaaacaattgtaataataataatcatgaaaataaataaaatataaaatagctagaaccagcatgcatgtctataaaaaggcttttaaaaaaagatgggtttttaagcgtTTTTTAAAAGCcttcacagtctgaggtgccctcaggtggtcagggagagcgttccacagactaggAGCAGCAGAGCcaaaagcccggtctcccattgtttgtaGTGATCACAACActactataaatagtttgtttcAGCGCTAATAACAAAATCTTTATAACATGGTTAATATTCACATCACgaaatataaatggagtattgttggccctTTTTTAATGCTCATTTATTGGATGTTATGTGCGAAATAGGAGTTCCCATTAAGGCAACACTGCAAGTGGACTCTTATTTACTTGTTAGAATGCATTCAAAGAAAGAGATCCATCCCTGGTCATGTCGTTCATGATTCTGAattggcaaaataaaaataaaaaaaaagtgcagtttggtTCAAATACTTTTCTGCCGTGAGATGTTATATCAGGCTGCAGAATACAACCTTTTATCCtaataaaacatgtctttaataaaaCATGTCTAACACAAATGACTTTGTACCAATGAATACTTGAGGGAATATCGATATTGCTACGAGTATCGATACAACCTTAATGATATGCATCGCTactcagtgttggcgctaggaattttcaaaatggggtcccggggaccccatcaagtcgtAAAAATGGGCTCCcactttttttgtaagcgttttgaaaacatgattaatgtatgcatttaaggggaacattatcagcagacctatgtaagcgtcaatatataccttgatggtgcaggaaaaagaccatatgtttttttaaccgatttccgaactctaaatgggtgaattttggcaaattaaacgcctttctgtttaatgctctggtggcgatgacgtcagaacgtgacgtcgccgaggtaacacacccaccattttcattttcacattacaaacaccgggtctcagctctgttattttacgtttttttgactattttgtggaaccttggagacatcatgcctggtgggtgtgttgtcggagggtgtaacaacactaacagggagggattcaagttgcaccactggcaagaaatctgccgccagacccccattgaatgtaccagagtgtctccacatttgaccggcgatgctaagacagacatggcacagagatgtatggataacctgcagatgcatttgcaaccattaagtcaaccaaatcacaaaggtgagttttgttgatgttgactgccagctaatcgatgctaacatgctacgctaattgacgctaacacgctatttaccggcggtgctaaagcagacatggcacagagatgtatggataacctgtagatgcatttgcaactatattacgtttccttccacccacatttaatgcgaaacaaacacttaccaattgacggatttaagttgctccagtgtcaaaagatgcgagagtcctgatcgtttggtccgcacattttaccggcgatgctaacgcagctattcggccatgctatggctatgaatagcgtcaatagctattcgctcaatagcttcagtttcttcttcaatattttcatactccaaccatctgtttcaatacatgcgtaatctgttgaatcgctgaaatccgagtttgaatccgagctaatgtcactatatcttgctgtggtattcccattgtttgtttacattggcagcactgtgtgacgtcacagggaaatggccagtgtcttcgcagagagtcgaaaataaggcactttaaagctttatttagggatattccgagaccggtaacatttttttaaaaaaatttaaaaatacaacaagccactgggaactgatttttattgtttttaacccttttgaaattgtgataatgttcccctttaacccaggggtccccaaacttattTGAACCGGGGGGCCACGTTAGGTTAAAcaaatttggccaggggccgggctatatatatatatatatatatatatgtatgtatatatatatatatatatatatatatatatatgtatgtatatatatatatataagtatgtatatatatatatatatatatatatatatacacattgctcccctcacctccgcgtgtgcgacaatcattgatactttaactttataaataTAAAATCAGTCTCATTGCAGATTAGACAAACTGCCTTTTCCTTTCACCgaacaaaaaaaagttgtatgtccactggggcggcatagctcggttggtagagcggccgtgtcagcaacttgagggttgcaggttcgattcccgcttccgccatcctagtcactgccgttgtgtccttgggcaagacactttacccacctgctcccagtgccacccacactgctttaaatggaacttagatattggctttcactatgtaaagcgctttgagtcactagagaaaagcgctatataaatataattcacttcactgtttaAAAACTCTACATTCGCAGTCTACTTTTGAAATGTTTCCCTGGTGCACTAATTGACGGAGCGTGATGACATCACGTTGAtgtgaaaatgcatttttaaacagcAGCTAGGAAACCCCAAGAGTAAgacgcagtagaaaatggatggatggatgtgctagaaaagacagattaaaagaaaatatgtccttttaaaaaatgtttttatttttatatttaaaaattttttttcccAGTGGACTACCCGCGGGCTGGATTTCGGGGAGCCCTGCATTAACTTATCACATTCTATATTtaagtttaaattaaaaaaaggaacatttaaaTTCAGTTATAAACTCTTTCCTTCATGATCTAAATTTTACTGCTATTTTATTGCaatttttcagaatgtgtttgtccttGTCTAACTTAGGGCCAATAAtagaacaatctgaagttgtcggtttttaatgccatgatttttaaatttgcacagatttcctccatgcggcccctgagataAAATGATTGACACCCTTGGTATAAAATGTAGTTTTACCAACCTGGATGTGCAATATTATTGATGGACGACATCACTGGCTGGGGACATGTAGCCAGTATTCAATATGTTCATCGGGGGCAGGATTggagtttagatcaggggtcaccaacaccaggtcgcccgtaaggaccagatgagtcacccactggcctgttctaaaaatagctcaaatagcagcacttaccagtgagctgcctctattttttaaattgtatttatttactagcaagctggtctcgctttgctggacattaaTTCTaagacaaaactcatagaatttgaaaatccaagaaaatatttgaaagacttggtcttcacttgtttaaataaattcatttttttactttgcttccaactttcagaaaaacaattttagagaaaaaaaataccttaaaaatgattttataaacataccttttaaattccttcctcttctttcctgacaattcaaatcaatgttcaagtatttttatattttatttaaaaaaaataaattttaatttgttcattttagcttgttttttcgacgaagcatatttgtgaaatatttcaaacttatgattgaaattcaaaaaaatgtggCGTATcttgaaaatctgtagaatcaaatttaaatcttcaaagtcttttgaatttctttttaaatttttgttctgacaAATCTAGAATTGATTTGTCTTGgtttgaaatatagcttggtttcatttgttgtatattctaacaaagtgcagattagattttaacctatttaaaacgtcatcaaaattctaaaattaaaccttaatcaggaaaagttgatgttccataaatcttTCGAAAATATttgaatcagctagtttttcctcttactttttttcggttgaaatttgaattttaaagtgtcaaaattgaagataaactgtttcatacatttttgtgtcttttctcttttaaaccgttcaattaagtttttttcaccttttattttctacaaaaaaaactgtaaaagggaaaaaaaaaaagacagaatggacagaaatacccatttttttttttaaatagttttatttattaaaggtaaattgactaaattggctatttatttaagtgtgtatcaaactggtagcccttggcattaatcagtacccaagaagtagctcttggtttcaaaaaggttgctgacccctggtttagataatACAGTTTCACCagtttagtcatcatttttgcgcttaagaaacttctatgGCTTTAGTTCTGGACTTCTGTTTAGGAGAAAGCACCATTACTGCTGCTgctggtggaaaagtgtactacaCCTGAGTACCACAGCTGTAAAACATGTTTTGGTGACCCTCTGGGCCATTTATAACATTtgtactgatagtggttttaacGATAAATGAAAATGCTACCATTGTGTTTTACGGAAAAAGTTGCCGGAATTTTTGTTTTTACAGCATTATaataatggaaaaacagtacaaattcTGCCAAGTTAGCTACACTTCACAAATAAGCATCAAATATTGAAAATATGATTTTAATAGGTTAAAGAATGATACATTGAGTGGCATTTACCAAGTCAGTGGAAGGTGAACATTCGGACTGTAGCTATCTCTGCTGAACTTGGACCTGCCTTGCGTGTAGTGTCCTCTATACTGGCTGATATAGCTGGAAGGCGGCGAGGCACGAGATCCACCGACTTCCCGGGTTGAGAGTTGCACCTTTTGCCAAGAGGGAACCCGTCGGTGATCTGTTGGAAAGCCAACGGGCCAGCCCATCGATGCTGGGTAAGAAGGCAGCTGGCCTCTGTGGGCTGATGTTTGCTGGAAGTCTTCTTGAGGGAACTGAAAGATTCTCTCAAAGTCCATCTTCACGTGGCCAGCTTGACGCTCCTTGTTAGAGTTGGTAAAACCGTTGCTCGCAGGCTGATAAGCGGACGGTTGTCGTCGGTCACTGTCTTGAGGGCCGCTTGGCTTGGACCCAAGAGAGTGATCCGGTGGACTCACGCCATGGTGTTGCTCCGGGACCTCAGCACCGGGACCAAGCCCGTTAAGTGCTTGACTTTGGGAACTTTCTCCCCAGAGGGGCAGTTGGTCGTAGTCCAGTTGTAGATCCTCCCATTCGTCTGGCTCATCCAATGTCGAATCGTCGGAATCTTCTAGGTTGCTTGAGACGGGACTGATTCGATAGCTGTGACCTAgaagtatgtatattttatttagaACACATGAAATACAACAATTCGATTAAAACCAAAATGATATACATACAAGACCATTAACTAAAATATTTACGTAAGTTTTGAAATAAATCtttaaagtttcaacacagtcaagatcagaGGAACTGGTGTAAGTTGTTCCAGCGTCTGGGCGCTATAGCATGGAaggccaggtctccacgggttttaaaaaaCAAGAACAGTTTTGGGGATCTTTAGAAGATCGGAATCTAGGTTGCTTGAGACCGGACTGATTCGATAGCTGTAACCtagaagtacattttatttataaagagcTGTACAAAACATACATGAAGATAGATAAAAAAGgtgattaaatattaaataaggtCCATTAACTAAAAGAAAAGTTTTCAAATGTTCCTTGAAAGTTTCAACAGTCAAGatcacagagggactggtgcaaggtgttccagagtctgggatctgtagcctggaatgccaggtctccacaggtTTTAAAAAACAAGAACAGTTttggggatctttagaagaccctggcttGAATACCAGAATCTTCAAGGTTGCTTGAGACAGGACTGATTTGATAGCTGTGACCtagaagtacattttatttataaagtgctGAACACACGTGAAGTAAAACATTCAATTAAAACAGAGATGATTACAAATGAGATAAGGtccattaactaaaagctttactaaaagaGAATTTTTCAAGTGTTTCACAGAGGGACTGGTTTAAGTTGTTcaagtctgggagctatagcctggaatacCAGGTCTCCACAGGTTTAAAACCAGTTTTATAAGAACCTGGCCTGAAGACAGGAGGTTGTGCCCTGAAGACTAGGGGCCTAAAAGTCTCATGTGCTGAGGGGCCTCAAAGTCTCATGTGCTGAGGGGCCTAAAAGTCTCATGTGCTGAGGGGCCTAAAAGTCTCATGTGCTGAGGGGCCTAAAAGTCTCATGTGCTGAGGGGCCTAAAAGTCACATGTGGTGAGGGGCCTAAAAGTCTCATGTGCTGAGGGGCCTAAAAGTCTCACGTGCTGAGGGGCCTAAAAGTCACGTGCTGAGGGGCCTAAAAGTCACGTGCTGAGGGGCCTAAAAGTCTCATGTGCTGAGGGGCCTAAAAGTCTCATGTGCTGAGGGGCCTAAAAGTCTCATGTGCTGAGGGGCCTAAAAGTCTCATGTGCTGAGGGGCCTAAAAGTCTCATGTGCTGAGGGGCCTAAAAGTCTCATGTGCTGAGGGGCCTAAAAGTCTCATGTGCTGAGGGGCCTAAAAGTCTCATGAGGTGAGGGGCCTAAAAGTCTCATGaggtgaggggccccaccatgcaaggCACAGAAaatcaggactaaaatcttaaactgaAGCAGAATTGAACTGGAAGCCAATAAAGACTTGCTAAAACGGTGGTGGTGTGGAGAGTTCTGGGTCTGGCAGCCGTgttttgtacagtctgaagtctcttgAGCGTAGTCTTTGAGTGAAAAGAGAATTGAAAGTCAATGTGAGGCGAAATTCCAGAACAAattagaaatatttctgagatgatTAACAGTTTTTGGTGAGTTGACCACAGAGACATGACTGAGCCAACACAAGTCCAAGGAttctgaggctgcttttaacagatgcacccagagAACCAAGGGAGTTCTTTTTATTATCAGCTTGAATTTCTGGAAGTTAGGACAACCAGTTTTTGATAGGCactctaggtcaggggtcagcaacctttttgaaagcaagaactacttcttgggtactgattcatgccaagggctaccagtttgatacacacttcaataaattgccagaaatagccaatttgctctatttacctttaataaataaattatatatatctatataaataaaaaacgggtatttctgtcagtcatacatttttttcccttctacggaaggtttttttgtagagaataaatgaaaaaaaaacaaatgaacagtttaaaagaggaaaaaaaaaatatttttgaaacagtttcttcaattttgactaaaattcaactgaaaaaaaatggagaaaaactagctaatttgaatctttttgaaaaaatttaaaaaataatttatggaacattagtaatctgtcctgattaagattaattttagaattttgatgacgtgttttaaataggttaaaatccaatctgcactttgttagaatatat
The DNA window shown above is from Nerophis ophidion isolate RoL-2023_Sa linkage group LG23, RoL_Noph_v1.0, whole genome shotgun sequence and carries:
- the LOC133541714 gene encoding uncharacterized protein LOC133541714, translated to MILATLVWAYWVCLLLSGDGVAMPVKEKGHSYRISPVSSNLEDSDDSTLDEPDEWEDLQLDYDQLPLWGESSQSQALNGLGPGAEVPEQHHGVSPPDHSLGSKPSGPQDSDRRQPSAYQPASNGFTNSNKERQAGHVKMDFERIFQFPQEDFQQTSAHRGQLPSYPASMGWPVGFPTDHRRVPSWQKVQLSTREVGGSRASPPSSYISQYRGHYTQGRSKFSRDSYSPNVHLPLTW